AACCTCAAGGTTGGTGTTACTGTTCTCTTTTAAAAAATGGAACAGCCCGCTATTGGCTACTCGATATTGAATACAATCAATTACCATGGCGATCTCTCCTTTTACCACTTTTTCCCACTGTTTACCATTATAGAACATTATTAACCCACTTTGTCAATACCTTTCCCACTAAATTTCACACCATTTTTATAAACTTTTCTGATTTGCTGATTTCAACCAGTTTGCGTTATCCAATAAATAGTGGCCATGACCTAATTAACCTCAATATCTTGTGTCATCGTGGCTTGTCCTGTTCTTTCTGTGGTAGTACTAAAGTATCAGTCGATTTTTGCGGTTTTGAGCTTTAGCTGTGGTATGGTAAAATAGGCAGATGTTAGCTGGTATACTTGTCATCAGTGATAGAGGGTGGCGTGGTGAACGACTCGACAAAAGCGGGCAAGTTGCTCACAAAATTGTCAGTAAGCTTGTTATTGACATTGCCAAATATGAGGTTGTGCCTGATGAGGTGGAGACAATTTCAGCGAAGCTTAAAGAGTGGTCTGATGAGGTTGGGCTTGACCTTATCTTGACTAGTGGTGGGACTGGGTTATCTCCCAGAGATGTCACACCGGAGGCCACACTAGCGGTGATCGACAAAGTTATTCCTGGTTTGGCTGAGGCTATGAGAATGGATACGATGAACAGAAAACCTGAGGCGATACTTAGTCGAGCTGTCGCAGGTAGTCGTGGTAAGTGTCTGATTGTTAATCTTCCAGGTAGTCCCAAGGCAGTGAAAGAATGCCTTGAGGTTATCATGCCTGTTCTGCCTCACGCCATGGAGATTCTTGGTGGCAAAATATCTGAATGTGGCCATGGTTAGGCTAGTTAAATGCGTATTGATATCTTAACATTGTTTCCCCAAATGTTTGATGGTTTGCTGAGTTGCAGCATTATTGAAAGAGCCAGAGAGCGTGGTCTGGTTGATATCAGGCTTCATGATATCCGTGCCTATACACATGACAAACATCATGTTGTGGATGATTATCCCTATGGTGGTGGAGCTGGGATGGTGCTCAAGCCAGAGCCTATTTTTGAAGCGGTGGAGGTCATCAAGAAGGAACTCGGATTGTCATCCGTGCCGACTATTTTACTCAGTCCACAAGGTAGGCTTTTCAATCAGGAGATTGCTCGGGAATTAGCTGATTATCAGCATCTCGTTCTTATCTGTGGCCGTTATGAGGGGGTTGATGAGAGAGTGGCCGAGCATTTAGCCAGTAACGAGATCAGCATTGGGGACTATTTGCTTAGTGGTGGTGAAGTAGCAGCTATGGCGGTGATGGACTGTGTAGTCAGGTTGTTGCCTGGAGTGCTTGGCTCTGAGGCATCTTTAGCGGAGGATTCGCATGTTGGAGGTCTGTTGGAATATCCCCAGTATACTCGTCCGGCGGTATATCGTGGCTGGGCAGCGCCGTCAGTCTTGCTCTCTGGAGATCATGGTGAAATTGCTCGATGGCGACGGCAGCAAAGCCTACTTCGGACTGCAAAGCGGCGTCCGGACCTTATAGAAAAGGCGGTGCTTTCCCGGGAAGATAAGATTCTTCTCAGTGAATCCTTTGAAATCAAGTCGTAGAAGGGATGTAACTAGAAAATGAAAGCCAACCCGATCAGCAAAATTAAGGTAAATCCTAATATACCTCAACTCAGCCCCGGTGATACAGTGAGGGTTAGTTTTAAGGTTAAGGAAGCTAGTAGGGAGCGTGTTCAGACCTTACTTGGACTGGTGGTGCGGGTTAGAACGGGGGCTGGTGGTGGCAACTTCACGGTCAGGCGAGTCACTTACGGAGTTGGTGTGGAACACACCTTTCCTTTTGCCTCTCCGTTTTTGGAGAAAGTTGAGGTGGTGCGACACGGCAAAGTCCGGCGTGCAAAACTTTATTACATACGCCGACTGAGTGCTAGAGAGGCGCGTCTCAAGGAAAGGCGGGAGAAGATGGAGGAAAAAGCTGCTGTTATTGGGGCTGTGGGTGATGAGGGCGAAGTTATAGAGATTGCGGCTGAGGAGGGTGTGGTTGGGGAACCTGCAGTCGAGGAAGTTGCAGTTGAAAAAACTGAAGAAGCGGAATGAATTATGTGGAAGTGGCGGTCAACTCGCCTATTGCTCAACGTCGTAGCTTTTCCTATTCAGTACCTCCTGAGCTAAAAGTTGATGCTGGGCAAGCAGTCTGGGTGCCTTTTGGTTCTAAAACTCTTCAAGGCATTGTCGTAAAGGTAAGTGATTATCCCTCATTTGAGGTAACTAAGGAAATCGAAGGTGTTATCACCCCTCTCCCCTTACTATCTTCAGCACGACTTGAGGTTGCCCTGTGGTTAAGTAAGCATTACCTTACACCTCTTTTTGATGCTGTAGCCTTGATGTTGCCTCCTGGTTTTGAACGACGACTGGTCACCTTTCTGCAACTTCTGCAAGATTCTGTCGATTTATCGCAGCTTAATCCTGAACAAAGACAGTTCATAAGTCTTCTTGAAGCTAAAGATAAAGTTAACTTAAGAGCATTAGAGCGGAAATTTGGAAAAAAGAAAGCCGAGTCGATTACACAACAGCTTTTGCGATACCGCCTGGTGATCAAAAGCCAGCAGCTAGAAGAAACTAAAGTAAAGCCAAAGCTAGTTGCTCATTTAAAGCTACAGATTGACTCAGATGAGGCTGGGGTAGAAGTTATTCGGCTGAGAACAGCCAGAGCTCATAAACAAGCAGCAGTTCTCGAATTTCTGATTAAGCAACTTAACCTCGTCCCTTTATCTGAACTTAGGAAGTCTATCGCTTGTGAGAAAGGGGTCATCGAGTCTTTGAAGAATCGCGGTTTGGTTTCCTTGGTCGAGGTTGAGGTAAGGCGTGACCCTTTGGCTCATCTTAGAATTGCTCCGACGTCGCCGCCGAAACTTACTCCGTCTCAGGAGGTGGCATGGCAAAGTATTCAAAGCTGTATAGCGCAGCAGCACCTGAACAACTCGCCGTTAGTTTTCCTGCTTCATGGCGTCACAGGTAGCGGCAAGACTGAGATTTATCTTCGAGTTCTGGGCGAATCTGTGGCTCAAGGCAAACGAGGCATCTGTCTCGTTCCAGAAATTGCGCTCACCCCACAGACGATAGAGCGCTTTGCTTCCCGGTTCCAAGGTCGTGTGGCTGTGATTCACAGTGGATTATCTTTAGGGGAGCAGTTTGATGAGTGGTATCGGATAAAAGAAGGTGGATTTGATGTAGTCATCGGTCCGAGGAGTGCTCTTTTTGCACCTCAGCCAGACCTGGGATTGATTGTTATGGATGAAGAGCATGAGTGGAACTACAAACAGTCTGATAAGTCACCCCGATACCATGCGAGGGATGTGGCTATTAAACTGGCTGAACTCAGCGGCGCTGTAGTTATCTTGGGCAGTGCTACACCTGATGTGGAGACTTTTTACAGGGCGCAGCAAGGGGAGTATCAAC
The sequence above is a segment of the Chloroflexota bacterium genome. Coding sequences within it:
- a CDS encoding MogA/MoaB family molybdenum cofactor biosynthesis protein; the encoded protein is MLAGILVISDRGWRGERLDKSGQVAHKIVSKLVIDIAKYEVVPDEVETISAKLKEWSDEVGLDLILTSGGTGLSPRDVTPEATLAVIDKVIPGLAEAMRMDTMNRKPEAILSRAVAGSRGKCLIVNLPGSPKAVKECLEVIMPVLPHAMEILGGKISECGHG
- the trmD gene encoding tRNA (guanosine(37)-N1)-methyltransferase TrmD, whose protein sequence is MRIDILTLFPQMFDGLLSCSIIERARERGLVDIRLHDIRAYTHDKHHVVDDYPYGGGAGMVLKPEPIFEAVEVIKKELGLSSVPTILLSPQGRLFNQEIARELADYQHLVLICGRYEGVDERVAEHLASNEISIGDYLLSGGEVAAMAVMDCVVRLLPGVLGSEASLAEDSHVGGLLEYPQYTRPAVYRGWAAPSVLLSGDHGEIARWRRQQSLLRTAKRRPDLIEKAVLSREDKILLSESFEIKS
- a CDS encoding 50S ribosomal protein L19, which gives rise to MKANPISKIKVNPNIPQLSPGDTVRVSFKVKEASRERVQTLLGLVVRVRTGAGGGNFTVRRVTYGVGVEHTFPFASPFLEKVEVVRHGKVRRAKLYYIRRLSAREARLKERREKMEEKAAVIGAVGDEGEVIEIAAEEGVVGEPAVEEVAVEKTEEAE
- the priA gene encoding primosomal protein N', coding for MNYVEVAVNSPIAQRRSFSYSVPPELKVDAGQAVWVPFGSKTLQGIVVKVSDYPSFEVTKEIEGVITPLPLLSSARLEVALWLSKHYLTPLFDAVALMLPPGFERRLVTFLQLLQDSVDLSQLNPEQRQFISLLEAKDKVNLRALERKFGKKKAESITQQLLRYRLVIKSQQLEETKVKPKLVAHLKLQIDSDEAGVEVIRLRTARAHKQAAVLEFLIKQLNLVPLSELRKSIACEKGVIESLKNRGLVSLVEVEVRRDPLAHLRIAPTSPPKLTPSQEVAWQSIQSCIAQQHLNNSPLVFLLHGVTGSGKTEIYLRVLGESVAQGKRGICLVPEIALTPQTIERFASRFQGRVAVIHSGLSLGEQFDEWYRIKEGGFDVVIGPRSALFAPQPDLGLIVMDEEHEWNYKQSDKSPRYHARDVAIKLAELSGAVVILGSATPDVETFYRAQQGEYQLVELKERITPYGPSSLPEVEVVDLREELKAGNRSIFSRSLIGAMTEALAHHEQVILFLNRRGTATFIQCRGCGFVFRCSRCTAALTYHAAIKELVCHHCRYSGPLPVECPQCFEHSLRFLGIGTQRVEEEVRHFFPQACTLRWDRDVTYGRRAHEELFTKVRAHEVDILIGTQMVAKGLDLPQVTLAGVISADTGLNLPDFRAGERTFQLLCQVAGRAGRGFTPGRVIIQTYSPEHYAVHAASRHDYLAFYTQEIEYRRKFGYPPFSQLACLTFSHTNEIACRKEAQRMSCLLAAEKDRRGMSYLRLIGPVPAFVPRVRGHYRWQLVLCGADLDDFLTEISFPRGWVVDIDPVGMV